The stretch of DNA CGTGGTGGTTTGGTCTTATTCTGGGCCCCATTCTGCTTGTAACTGCGACGCTGGGTGATTTGGGTGAATCTCACATCAAGCGCACCATTGGTGTGAAAGATATGAGTTCCTGGCTTGCTGGTCACGGTGGTTTTCTCGATCGTTTGGACTCGATTTTGCCTTCAGCTCTGGTGACATATGTGATCTATGTCCTAGTTGTGCACTAACGCACATAATTCTCTGAAACAATAAGTCTTGTGAGTATGTCTTTTCCCCGCGTCAAGCGCGGCGCCCGCGGATACAACGCAGAGCAAGTCGATGCATTTATTGCACAGGCACGCGTTGCCTATGACAGCAATATTGCTGGGGCGGTGACTCTGACCTCTACAGACATTCGCAACACAGCTTTCTCGTTACAAAAGGGTGGTTACTCTACTCGTCACGTTGATGGTGCACTAGAGAGACTAGAAACAGCCTTTGCCGAGCGGGAACGTGCGGTTGCATTGGCCACGATGGGTGAAGCTGCCTGGCTGCAACAAACCAGCGAGCTTTCTGCAGCTCTCACGTCACGTTTTGCACGCAAGCCTGGACAGCGATTCAACAAAACTAAATTCCTCGCTCAGGGTTACAAGGTCAAGGACGTGGATGCATTTGCCGAGCGGGTTAATGCATTCCTGACAACGGGTGAACCACTGAGTGTCGCTGATGTGCGTTCTGTAACCTTCCGACCAGGTCGTGGGGGTTACGACGAGGCGCAGGTTGATGCTGTTCTTGATGCTCTAGTTGAGCTGCTGTTAGCCCTCGGAAACAACTAAAACCCCTGTTCAGACGCTCTCCATTGGCTGATTATCAGCCTTCTGAGCTAAAATCAGAGCA from Aurantimicrobium sp. MWH-Uga1 encodes:
- a CDS encoding DivIVA domain-containing protein, which translates into the protein MSFPRVKRGARGYNAEQVDAFIAQARVAYDSNIAGAVTLTSTDIRNTAFSLQKGGYSTRHVDGALERLETAFAERERAVALATMGEAAWLQQTSELSAALTSRFARKPGQRFNKTKFLAQGYKVKDVDAFAERVNAFLTTGEPLSVADVRSVTFRPGRGGYDEAQVDAVLDALVELLLALGNN